The following proteins are encoded in a genomic region of Channa argus isolate prfri chromosome 3, Channa argus male v1.0, whole genome shotgun sequence:
- the LOC137123698 gene encoding complement C3-like isoform X7, translating into MGSGKRTCWTQLWLLSSLAFIFLTSSADSSPLKVMSAPSVLRLGRPENIFVECQDCPGDNEFMVEIIIWSYPTKSKRVASTSVSLNMTNKFQTFGQIKATDDKQKDFYNRILSLCSYQIPDEGFSKDPTVEQCVYLQARFPDVELEKVVLVSFQFGYIFIQTDKTLYIPNSKVHYRIFALTPDLEAVDRDGETQSDASVAIDIVTPEGVILPLDPVSVKSGIYSGDYQLGEIVSSGLWKLKAKFSDKPQVSFSAEFEVKEYVLPSFEVKLKPVSSFFYVDSPDLTINIQATLFLKSRIQLPVLLGIYLESRWMGQLLGYLGLYTRVRRRAFPALFREWWSVNIEEGEGAVTLKKEHITQIFPNILGLVGSSIFVAVSVLTDSGSEMAEAELRNIQIVTSPYTMHFKKTPKYFKPGMSFDLVIEVMNPDGTPVQGVKVVVDVDEVGGITAANGMARLSINTHKKSEPLTITAKTDDPGFSPERQASANMTALPFRSNNNNYIQIGVDISEVRLGDNLKINLNLNRQENTDTDITYLILSRGHLMKYGRFRIKGQVLISITNTVTKDMLPSFRIIAYYHSNDNEVVSDSVWVDVRDSCMGSLKLESTSTATSYEPRKLFGLKVTGDPEATVGLVAVDKGVYVLNNKHRLTQKKVWDTVENYDTGCTPGGGKDSMSVFYDAGLLFESSTGFGTPYRKGLNCHTASRKKRATSFMNITTSLVSQYDDELQRDCCFDGMRDTPVSYTCERRSEYILDGAACIQAFLHCCKVIESKRAEKRKENLHLARSEEDDNSFMDSNEIISRTKFPESWLWTDIKLPACSNPNCVTTSAVKNVPLQDSITTWQFTGISLSRTHGICVADPLEVIVRKDFFIDLRLPYSAVRGEQLEIKAVLHNYLSDPATVRVDLIEEEHICSAASKRGKYYQEVKVGNQATRSVPFVIIPIREGLFRIEVKATVKDSSFSDGITKMLLVVPEGLLIKSPQTITLDPANKGVDGKQVAVINSGIPKKYLHPNTPTSTQISLTGREYLHELKNEISGKPMGDLIYQPTGCGEENMIHMTLPVIATTYLDKTNQWEPAHIQRRSDALRYMSIGYQNQLHYRKKDGSFALSSDHQSSTWLTAYVVKVFTMAYNLVAVQSEVICEAVKFLILNAQQPNGEFRELGRVSHTAMIGDVHGTDSDASMAAFCLIAMQESRTICATTVDSLQESINRTASYLEKRLPSLINPYAIAMASYALAGENKLNEEIVYKFASPDLSHWPVPKGRVGTLEATAYTLLALVKAKAFQEARPIIRWFNKQQRVGGGYGSTQANMMVYQAVAEYWASAKEQEYDLNVDLLLPGRSKPSKYNFNNKTPYATRTSKINDINQDVKVTATGTGEATLTMVSLYYALPLEKETDCQKFNMSVELIQEKMDVDEKIYKLKIEVLYKDEEYDATMSILDIGMLTGFTINTKDLDLLSKGRARTIAKYRKISTTESERGSLMIYLDKVSHTRPEEITFRIHQKLKVGVLQPAAVSVYEYDNQYRTQSQCVKFYHPERRAGELLRLCRNDVCICAEENCSLQKQGKIDNHERTAKACETKMNSRIDFVYKVHLEEFTDGLSTDIYTVRVLEVIKEGSYDVGPLGKLRTFLSYPHCRVALGLGTGIVMSSVREPGSSTGPQKQNATLGHTTPPVQA; encoded by the exons ATGGGCTCAGGAAAGAGGACGTGTTGGACTCAGCTCTGGCTGTTGTCTTCACTGGCTTTTATCTTCTTGACTTCTTCTGCTGATAGTTCTCCACT GAAGGTGATGTCTGCCCCAAGTGTGCTGCGGCTAGGAAGACCAGAAAACATCTTTGTGGAGTGTCAAGACTGCCCTGGAGACAATGAGTTCATGGTTGAAATCATTATATGGAGTTATCCAACCAAATCTAAAAGAGTGGCATCCACGTCTGTGAGCCTTAACATGACAAATAAATTCCAAACTTTTGGACAAATTAag GCTACAgatgacaaacaaaaagatttcTATAACAGGATCCTCTCACTCTGCTCGTATCAGATTCCTGATGAAGGCTTCAGTAAGGATCCCAcggtggagcagtgtgtctatCTGCAAGCTCGCTTCCCTGATGTAGAACTAGAGAAAGTTGTTTTAGTGTCTTTCCAGTTTGGCTACATCTTCATTCAGACTGACAAAACCCTTTACATCCCCAACAGTAAAG TTCATTACAGGATATTTGCTCTGACTCCCGACCTGGAGGCTGTAGATAGGGATGGCGAAACCCAAAGTGATGCATCTGTTGCCATTGACATTGTG ACTCCTGAAGGCGTCATATTACCACTCGATCCAGTGTCTGTAAAATCAGGGATCTACTCTGGAGATTACCAACTTGGTGAAATTGTCAG ttccGGGCTGTGGAAGCTCAAGGCAAAGTTCTCTGATAAACCACAAGTCAGTTTCTCTGCAGAGTTCGAAGTCAAAGAATATG tgcTGCCAAGTTTTGAAGTCAAACTGAAACCCGTGAGTTCCTTTTTCTACGTGGACAGTCCGGATCTCACAATCAACATCCAAGCTAC CTTATTTTTGAAATCCAGAATCCAATTACCTGTGCTTTTAGGTATCTATTTGGAAAGCAGGTGGATGGGTCAGCTTTTGGGGTATTTGGGGTTATACACGAGGGTCAGAAGAAGAGCCTTCCCAGCTCTCTTCAGAGAGTGGTGGtcagtaaat ATTGAGGAAGGTGAAGGAGCTGTCACACTAAAGAAAGAGCACATCACTCAGATTTTCCCCAACATCCTGGGCTTGGTGGGGAGTTCTATATTTGTAGCTGTCAGTGTGCTGACGGACAGTG GGAGTGAAATGGCAGAGGCGGAGTTGAGAAATATTCAGATTGTAACATCACCTTACACCATGCACTTCAAGAAAACACCCAAATATTTTAAACCAGGAATGTCCTTTGATCTTGTG ATTGAAGTAATGAATCCTGATGGCACTCCAGTACAAGGAGTCAAAGTAGTAGTGGATGTAGACGAAGTGGGGGGCATTACTGCAGCCAATGGCATGGCAAGACTTTCtattaatacacacaaaaaatctGAACCACTGACAATCACT gCAAAGACAGATGATCCTGGTTTTTCACCTGAAAGACAAGCATCGGCCAACATGACAGCTCTTCCATTTAGaagtaacaacaacaattacATCCAAATAG GGGTGGATATATCTGAAGTAAGATTAGGAGATAACCTAAAAATCAATCTGAACTTGAACAGGCAAGAGAATACAGATACTGACATCACATACCTG ATCCTGAGCAGAGGTCATCTGATGAAATATGGCCGTTTCAGGATAAAGGGTCAAGTACTCATATCCATCACGAATACTGTCACTAAAGACATGCTGCCATCTTTCCGCATCATAGCCTACTACCATTCAAATGATAATGAAGTTGTATCAGACTCAGTTTGGGTGGATGTTCGGGACTCCTGCATGGGCTCG TTGAAACTGGAATCAACCAGCACTGCTACGTCTTATGAGCCTCGCAAGTTGTTCGGTCTAAAGGTGACTGGAGATCCAGAAGCGACAGTGGGACTTGTGGCAGTAGACAAAGGTGTCTATGTTCTGAACAACAAGCACCGCCTCACCCAGAAAAAG GTGTGGGACACTGTAGAGAATTATGACACAGGCTGCACACCAGGTGGAGGGAAGGACAGTATGAGTGTATTCTATGATGCTGGACTGTTGTTTGAGTCCAGCACTGGTTTTGGGACTCCCTACAGGAAAG GCTTAAATTGTCACACTGCCAGCAGGAAGAAACGAGCCACTAGCTTTATGAACATCACAACAAGCTTAG TGAGCCAATATGACGATGAACTGCAGCGTGACTGTTGTTTCGATGGCATGAGAGACACTCCTGTTTCATACACCTGTGAGAGACGCAGCGAATACATCTTGGATGGAGCGGCTTGTATCCAGGCTTTTCTGCACTGTTGTAAGGTGATAGAAAgcaaaagagcagagaagaggaaggaaaaccTCCATTTGGCTCGCA GTGAGGAAGATGACAACAGTTTCATGGACAGCAACGAAATTATTTCTCGTACTAAGTTTCCTGAAAGTTGGCTGTGGACTGACATCAAACTGCCTGCTTGCTCTAATCCAAACTG tgtcaCCACATCAGCTGTGAAAAATGTTCCTTTGCAAGATTCAATCACCACCTGGCAGTTCACTGGTATCAGTCTGTCAAGAACTCATG gtatCTGTGTGGCTGATCCATTAGAGGTCATTGTCCGGAAGGACTTCTTCATTGATCTTAGACTGCCTTACTCTGCCGTTCGTGGAGAACAGCTGGAAATTAAGGCTGTCCTCCACAACTACTTGTCTGATCCTGCCACT GTGCGTGTGGATCTGATTGAGGAAGAGCATATATGCAGTGCAGCTTCAAAGCGTGGAAAATATTATCAGGAGGTCAAAGTTGGGAACCAAGCTACCCGATCTGTGCCCTTCGTCATTATTCCCATTAGGGAAGGACTATTCCGCATCGAGGTGAAAGCAACTGTTAAAGACTCATCATTCAGCGATGGAATCACGAAGATGCTACTGGTAGTG CCTGAAGGTTTACTGATAAAATCACCTCAGACCATAACACTGGACCCTGCAAATAAAGGTGTAG aTGGTAAACAAGTGGCAGTCATCAACAGTGGAATTCCTAAGAAATATTTGCATCCAAACACACCTACTAGCACACAAATCTCTTTGACAG GAAGAGAATATTTACATGAGTTGAAGAATGAGATCAGTGGGAAACCGATGGGTGATCTAATCTACCAGCCCACAGGCTGTGGAGAGGAGAACATGATCCACATGACCCTGCCTGTCATTGCAACCACATATTTGGACAAAACCAACCAGTGGGAACCAGCGCACATTCAAAGACGTTCTGATGCCCTGCGATACATGAGCATTG gCTACCAGAATCAGCTTCATTACCGTAAAAAGGATGGATCTTTTGCTCTGAGTTCTGATCACCAAAGCAGCACCTG GCTAACTGCTTATGTTGTTAAGGTGTTTACCATGGCCTACAACCTGGTGGCAGTGCAAAGTGAAGTGATCTGTGAGGCTGTCAAGTTTCTTATTCTCAACGCACAGCAGCCTAACGGCGAGTTTAGAGAACTTGGAAGGGTGTCCCACACAGCGATGATT GGTGACGTGCATGGCACAGATTCAGATGCCTCCATGGCAGCTTTCTGCCTAATTGCAATGCAAGAATCCCGCACAATATGTGCTACTACTGTTGAT AGCCTGCAAGAGAGTATAAACAGAACAGCTTCCTACTTGGAGAAGCGTTTGCCAAGCCTAATCAACCCTTATGCTATTGCAATGGCATCATATGCACTGGCCggtgaaaacaaactaaatgagGAGATTGTCTACAAGTTTGCTTCCCCAG aTTTGTCGCACTGGCCTGTACCAAAAGGACGTGTTGGCACACTGGAAGCCACAGCATACACTCTTCTGGCTCTGGTCAAAGCCAAG GCCTTTCAAGAAGCCAGACCAATTATAAGATGGttcaacaaacagcagagggTGGGTGGAGGTTATGGATCAACTCAG GCTAACATGATGGTGTACCAGGCAGTAGCAGAGTACTGGGCCAGTGCTAAAGAGCAAGAGTATGATCTGAATGTGGACCTTTTGTTGCCAGGCAGGTCAAAGCCTAGCAAGTACAACTTCAACAACAAAACTCCCTACGCCACGAGAACATCTAAA ATCAATGATATAAACCAGGATGTGAAAGTGACTGCCACTggcacaggagaagcaacattgACA atgGTGTCATTGTATTACGCTCTGCCCTTAGAAAAGGAGACTGACTGTCAGAAGTTTAACATGTCAGTGGAGCTCATCCAGG AGAAAATGGATGTTGATGAGAAGATATACAAGCTCAAAATAGAGGTTTT GTATAAGGACGAGGAGTATGATGCAACCATGTCAATCTTGGACATCGGCATGCTAACTGGCTTCACCATTAACACAAAAGATCTGGACTTA ttgtCTAAAGGACGTGCCCGCACCATtgcaaaatatagaaaaattagTACCACCGAGTCAGAAAGAGGCTCGCTCATGATCTACCTGGACAAG GTTTCTCACACTCGGCCAGAGGAGATCACTTTTAGGATTCATCAAAAGCTCAAAGTGGGCGTCTTACAACCAGCTGCTGTGTCCGTCTATGAGTATGACAATCAATACAGGACTC AGTCACAGTGTGTGAAATTCTACCATCCAGAGAGGCGAGCTGGAGAACTGCTGAGGCTCTGTAGAAATGATGTATGCATATGTGCTGAAG AGAACTGCAGTCTGCAGAAGCAAGGCAAAATAGACAACCATGAGCGCACAGCAAAGGCTTGTGAGACTAAAATGAACAGCAGAATTGATTTTG TGTACAAAGTTCATCTGGAAGAGTTCACAGACGGTTTGTCCACTGACATTTACACAGTACGGGTACTGGAAGTCATCAAAGAAG GATCTTATGATGTGGGCCCTCTTGGTAAACTTCGCACATTCCTCAGTTACCCACACTGCAGAGTAGCTTTGGGTCTTGGGACAG GCATCGTTATGTCCTCGGTGAGAGAACCTGGATCGAGTACTGGCCCACAGAAACAGAATGCAACACTGGGACACACAACTCCACCTGTTCAGGCATAG
- the LOC137123698 gene encoding complement C3-like isoform X10, whose amino-acid sequence MGSGKRTCWTQLWLLSSLAFIFLTSSADSSPLKVMSAPSVLRLGRPENIFVECQDCPGDNEFMVEIIIWSYPTKSKRVASTSVSLNMTNKFQTFGQIKATDDKQKDFYNRILSLCSYQIPDEGFSKDPTVEQCVYLQARFPDVELEKVVLVSFQFGYIFIQTDKTLYIPNSKVHYRIFALTPDLEAVDRDGETQSDASVAIDIVTPEGVILPLDPVSVKSGIYSGDYQLGEIVSSGLWKLKAKFSDKPQVSFSAEFEVKEYVLPSFEVKLKPVSSFFYVDSPDLTINIQATLFLKSRIQLPVLLGIYLESRWMGQLLGYLGLYTRVRRRAFPALFREWWSVNIEEGEGAVTLKKEHITQIFPNILGLVGSSIFVAVSVLTDSGSEMAEAELRNIQIVTSPYTMHFKKTPKYFKPGMSFDLVIEVMNPDGTPVQGVKVVVDVDEVGGITAANGMARLSINTHKKSEPLTITAKTDDPGFSPERQASANMTALPFRSNNNNYIQIGVDISEVRLGDNLKINLNLNRQENTDTDITYLILSRGHLMKYGRFRIKGQVLISITNTVTKDMLPSFRIIAYYHSNDNEVVSDSVWVDVRDSCMGSLKLESTSTATSYEPRKLFGLKVTGDPEATVGLVAVDKGVYVLNNKHRLTQKKVWDTVENYDTGCTPGGGKDSMSVFYDAGLLFESSTGFGTPYRKGLNCHTASRKKRATSFMNITTSLVSQYDDELQRDCCFDGMRDTPVSYTCERRSEYILDGAACIQAFLHCCKVIESKRAEKRKENLHLARSEEDDNSFMDSNEIISRTKFPESWLWTDIKLPACSNPNCVTTSAVKNVPLQDSITTWQFTGISLSRTHGICVADPLEVIVRKDFFIDLRLPYSAVRGEQLEIKAVLHNYLSDPATVRVDLIEEEHICSAASKRGKYYQEVKVGNQATRSVPFVIIPIREGLFRIEVKATVKDSSFSDGITKMLLVVPEGLLIKSPQTITLDPANKGVDGKQVAVINSGIPKKYLHPNTPTSTQISLTGREYLHELKNEISGKPMGDLIYQPTGCGEENMIHMTLPVIATTYLDKTNQWEPAHIQRRSDALRYMSIGYQNQLHYRKKDGSFALSSDHQSSTWLTAYVVKVFTMAYNLVAVQSEVICEAVKFLILNAQQPNGEFRELGRVSHTAMIGDVHGTDSDASMAAFCLIAMQESRTICATTVDSLQESINRTASYLEKRLPSLINPYAIAMASYALAGENKLNEEIVYKFASPDLSHWPVPKGRVGTLEATAYTLLALVKAKAFQEARPIIRWFNKQQRVGGGYGSTQANMMVYQAVAEYWASAKEQEYDLNVDLLLPGRSKPSKYNFNNKTPYATRTSKINDINQDVKVTATGTGEATLTMVSLYYALPLEKETDCQKFNMSVELIQEKMDVDEKIYKLKIEVLYKDEEYDATMSILDIGMLTGFTINTKDLDLLSKGRARTIAKYRKISTTESERGSLMIYLDKVSHTRPEEITFRIHQKLKVGVLQPAAVSVYEYDNQYRTRESQRVTVCEILPSREASWRTAEAL is encoded by the exons ATGGGCTCAGGAAAGAGGACGTGTTGGACTCAGCTCTGGCTGTTGTCTTCACTGGCTTTTATCTTCTTGACTTCTTCTGCTGATAGTTCTCCACT GAAGGTGATGTCTGCCCCAAGTGTGCTGCGGCTAGGAAGACCAGAAAACATCTTTGTGGAGTGTCAAGACTGCCCTGGAGACAATGAGTTCATGGTTGAAATCATTATATGGAGTTATCCAACCAAATCTAAAAGAGTGGCATCCACGTCTGTGAGCCTTAACATGACAAATAAATTCCAAACTTTTGGACAAATTAag GCTACAgatgacaaacaaaaagatttcTATAACAGGATCCTCTCACTCTGCTCGTATCAGATTCCTGATGAAGGCTTCAGTAAGGATCCCAcggtggagcagtgtgtctatCTGCAAGCTCGCTTCCCTGATGTAGAACTAGAGAAAGTTGTTTTAGTGTCTTTCCAGTTTGGCTACATCTTCATTCAGACTGACAAAACCCTTTACATCCCCAACAGTAAAG TTCATTACAGGATATTTGCTCTGACTCCCGACCTGGAGGCTGTAGATAGGGATGGCGAAACCCAAAGTGATGCATCTGTTGCCATTGACATTGTG ACTCCTGAAGGCGTCATATTACCACTCGATCCAGTGTCTGTAAAATCAGGGATCTACTCTGGAGATTACCAACTTGGTGAAATTGTCAG ttccGGGCTGTGGAAGCTCAAGGCAAAGTTCTCTGATAAACCACAAGTCAGTTTCTCTGCAGAGTTCGAAGTCAAAGAATATG tgcTGCCAAGTTTTGAAGTCAAACTGAAACCCGTGAGTTCCTTTTTCTACGTGGACAGTCCGGATCTCACAATCAACATCCAAGCTAC CTTATTTTTGAAATCCAGAATCCAATTACCTGTGCTTTTAGGTATCTATTTGGAAAGCAGGTGGATGGGTCAGCTTTTGGGGTATTTGGGGTTATACACGAGGGTCAGAAGAAGAGCCTTCCCAGCTCTCTTCAGAGAGTGGTGGtcagtaaat ATTGAGGAAGGTGAAGGAGCTGTCACACTAAAGAAAGAGCACATCACTCAGATTTTCCCCAACATCCTGGGCTTGGTGGGGAGTTCTATATTTGTAGCTGTCAGTGTGCTGACGGACAGTG GGAGTGAAATGGCAGAGGCGGAGTTGAGAAATATTCAGATTGTAACATCACCTTACACCATGCACTTCAAGAAAACACCCAAATATTTTAAACCAGGAATGTCCTTTGATCTTGTG ATTGAAGTAATGAATCCTGATGGCACTCCAGTACAAGGAGTCAAAGTAGTAGTGGATGTAGACGAAGTGGGGGGCATTACTGCAGCCAATGGCATGGCAAGACTTTCtattaatacacacaaaaaatctGAACCACTGACAATCACT gCAAAGACAGATGATCCTGGTTTTTCACCTGAAAGACAAGCATCGGCCAACATGACAGCTCTTCCATTTAGaagtaacaacaacaattacATCCAAATAG GGGTGGATATATCTGAAGTAAGATTAGGAGATAACCTAAAAATCAATCTGAACTTGAACAGGCAAGAGAATACAGATACTGACATCACATACCTG ATCCTGAGCAGAGGTCATCTGATGAAATATGGCCGTTTCAGGATAAAGGGTCAAGTACTCATATCCATCACGAATACTGTCACTAAAGACATGCTGCCATCTTTCCGCATCATAGCCTACTACCATTCAAATGATAATGAAGTTGTATCAGACTCAGTTTGGGTGGATGTTCGGGACTCCTGCATGGGCTCG TTGAAACTGGAATCAACCAGCACTGCTACGTCTTATGAGCCTCGCAAGTTGTTCGGTCTAAAGGTGACTGGAGATCCAGAAGCGACAGTGGGACTTGTGGCAGTAGACAAAGGTGTCTATGTTCTGAACAACAAGCACCGCCTCACCCAGAAAAAG GTGTGGGACACTGTAGAGAATTATGACACAGGCTGCACACCAGGTGGAGGGAAGGACAGTATGAGTGTATTCTATGATGCTGGACTGTTGTTTGAGTCCAGCACTGGTTTTGGGACTCCCTACAGGAAAG GCTTAAATTGTCACACTGCCAGCAGGAAGAAACGAGCCACTAGCTTTATGAACATCACAACAAGCTTAG TGAGCCAATATGACGATGAACTGCAGCGTGACTGTTGTTTCGATGGCATGAGAGACACTCCTGTTTCATACACCTGTGAGAGACGCAGCGAATACATCTTGGATGGAGCGGCTTGTATCCAGGCTTTTCTGCACTGTTGTAAGGTGATAGAAAgcaaaagagcagagaagaggaaggaaaaccTCCATTTGGCTCGCA GTGAGGAAGATGACAACAGTTTCATGGACAGCAACGAAATTATTTCTCGTACTAAGTTTCCTGAAAGTTGGCTGTGGACTGACATCAAACTGCCTGCTTGCTCTAATCCAAACTG tgtcaCCACATCAGCTGTGAAAAATGTTCCTTTGCAAGATTCAATCACCACCTGGCAGTTCACTGGTATCAGTCTGTCAAGAACTCATG gtatCTGTGTGGCTGATCCATTAGAGGTCATTGTCCGGAAGGACTTCTTCATTGATCTTAGACTGCCTTACTCTGCCGTTCGTGGAGAACAGCTGGAAATTAAGGCTGTCCTCCACAACTACTTGTCTGATCCTGCCACT GTGCGTGTGGATCTGATTGAGGAAGAGCATATATGCAGTGCAGCTTCAAAGCGTGGAAAATATTATCAGGAGGTCAAAGTTGGGAACCAAGCTACCCGATCTGTGCCCTTCGTCATTATTCCCATTAGGGAAGGACTATTCCGCATCGAGGTGAAAGCAACTGTTAAAGACTCATCATTCAGCGATGGAATCACGAAGATGCTACTGGTAGTG CCTGAAGGTTTACTGATAAAATCACCTCAGACCATAACACTGGACCCTGCAAATAAAGGTGTAG aTGGTAAACAAGTGGCAGTCATCAACAGTGGAATTCCTAAGAAATATTTGCATCCAAACACACCTACTAGCACACAAATCTCTTTGACAG GAAGAGAATATTTACATGAGTTGAAGAATGAGATCAGTGGGAAACCGATGGGTGATCTAATCTACCAGCCCACAGGCTGTGGAGAGGAGAACATGATCCACATGACCCTGCCTGTCATTGCAACCACATATTTGGACAAAACCAACCAGTGGGAACCAGCGCACATTCAAAGACGTTCTGATGCCCTGCGATACATGAGCATTG gCTACCAGAATCAGCTTCATTACCGTAAAAAGGATGGATCTTTTGCTCTGAGTTCTGATCACCAAAGCAGCACCTG GCTAACTGCTTATGTTGTTAAGGTGTTTACCATGGCCTACAACCTGGTGGCAGTGCAAAGTGAAGTGATCTGTGAGGCTGTCAAGTTTCTTATTCTCAACGCACAGCAGCCTAACGGCGAGTTTAGAGAACTTGGAAGGGTGTCCCACACAGCGATGATT GGTGACGTGCATGGCACAGATTCAGATGCCTCCATGGCAGCTTTCTGCCTAATTGCAATGCAAGAATCCCGCACAATATGTGCTACTACTGTTGAT AGCCTGCAAGAGAGTATAAACAGAACAGCTTCCTACTTGGAGAAGCGTTTGCCAAGCCTAATCAACCCTTATGCTATTGCAATGGCATCATATGCACTGGCCggtgaaaacaaactaaatgagGAGATTGTCTACAAGTTTGCTTCCCCAG aTTTGTCGCACTGGCCTGTACCAAAAGGACGTGTTGGCACACTGGAAGCCACAGCATACACTCTTCTGGCTCTGGTCAAAGCCAAG GCCTTTCAAGAAGCCAGACCAATTATAAGATGGttcaacaaacagcagagggTGGGTGGAGGTTATGGATCAACTCAG GCTAACATGATGGTGTACCAGGCAGTAGCAGAGTACTGGGCCAGTGCTAAAGAGCAAGAGTATGATCTGAATGTGGACCTTTTGTTGCCAGGCAGGTCAAAGCCTAGCAAGTACAACTTCAACAACAAAACTCCCTACGCCACGAGAACATCTAAA ATCAATGATATAAACCAGGATGTGAAAGTGACTGCCACTggcacaggagaagcaacattgACA atgGTGTCATTGTATTACGCTCTGCCCTTAGAAAAGGAGACTGACTGTCAGAAGTTTAACATGTCAGTGGAGCTCATCCAGG AGAAAATGGATGTTGATGAGAAGATATACAAGCTCAAAATAGAGGTTTT GTATAAGGACGAGGAGTATGATGCAACCATGTCAATCTTGGACATCGGCATGCTAACTGGCTTCACCATTAACACAAAAGATCTGGACTTA ttgtCTAAAGGACGTGCCCGCACCATtgcaaaatatagaaaaattagTACCACCGAGTCAGAAAGAGGCTCGCTCATGATCTACCTGGACAAG GTTTCTCACACTCGGCCAGAGGAGATCACTTTTAGGATTCATCAAAAGCTCAAAGTGGGCGTCTTACAACCAGCTGCTGTGTCCGTCTATGAGTATGACAATCAATACAGGACTCGTGAGTCTCAAAG AGTCACAGTGTGTGAAATTCTACCATCCAGAGAGGCGAGCTGGAGAACTGCTGAGGCTCTGTAG